One genomic segment of Anguilla anguilla isolate fAngAng1 chromosome 2, fAngAng1.pri, whole genome shotgun sequence includes these proteins:
- the gpam gene encoding glycerol-3-phosphate acyltransferase 1, mitochondrial — protein MEVVVSFGAQDNVLLANSSEQGANRWKHPGEDSDRSSSPYVLRSVATTWKEGLLNRKRPFVGRCCHSCTPQSQERLFNPSIPSLGLRNVIYINETHTRHRGWLARRLSYVLFVLERDVRKDMFARNVVENVLNNSRVESATTMVASGDNPVAMESGAEQKAVGKVRQKARGILQEMVANISPAFIRLTGWVLLKLFNGFFCSIQIHKGQLEMVKKAAIEHNAPLVFLPVHKSHIDYLLITFILFCHNIKAPHIAAGNNLNIPIFSTLIRKLGGFFIRRKLDDPADGKKDVLYRSLIHAYTEELLRQQQFLEVYLEGTRSRSGKPSPARAGMLSFVVDSLCSSTIPDVLIVPIGISYDRIIEGNYNSEQLGKPKKNESLWGVACGVFRMLRKNYGCVRVDFTQPFSLKEYLDTQRCRQLPAPLSLENILVPTIIAAQPDQALFNGEEEEHGSRDLSDEHWRRLVINNLAKHVLFTANKSSAVMSTHIVACLLLYRHRQGVVLSKLVEDFFNMKEEILSRDFDLGFSGNSEDVVMHALQLLGNCVNVTSANRNTEFIIAPNATVNALFELNFYSNGLFHVFIADAIIACSVLALLREPAGEAEQGSLRTLVSQEQLVRKAAGLSHFLSNEVAVALPCQMIYQVFHDAVTRLIQYGVLYVAEEDQEELSPTEEPWPKKFGEPLSWRSDEEDEDSDFGEEQRDRYLKVSVSAEHQEFFTFLQRLLSPVLEAYSGAAIFVHGLHRPVAESEYTQQLFRYLLTRTEKKVAVFGESATHYLVKNTIRTFKELGVLKESREKKVTLLEVSSTFLPQANRTKLLQYILGFSLL, from the exons ATGGAGGTTGTGGTGTCCTTCGGAGCACAGGACAACGTTCTGCTGGCCAACAGCTCGGAGCAGGGGGCCAACCGATGGAAGCACCCGGGGGAAGATTCC GATCGCAGCTCCAGTCCTTATGTCCTTCGCTCTGTTGCTACCACCTGGAAGGAGGGCCTTCTGAACAGGAAGCGGCCATTCGTGGGCAGGTGCTGTCACTCATGCACGCCTCAGAGTCAG GAAAGGCTCTTCAACCCTAGCATCCCCTCCCTTGGCCTGCGTAACGTGATTTACATTAATGAAACGCACACCAG GCATCGGGGCTGGCTGGCTAGGCGGCTGAGCTATGTGCTGTTTGTCCTGGAACGTGATGTACGAAAGGACATGTTTGCCAGGAATGTGGTGGAGAATGTTCTCAACAACAGCAG GGTGGAGAGCGCCACCACGATGGTTGCTTCAGGAGACAACCCGGTTGCCATGGAGTCGGGGGCGGAACAAAAGGCTGTCGGCAAAGTGCGGCAAAAGGCCAGAGGGATCCTGCAGGAAATGGTGGCCAATATATCCCCTGCGTTCATCAG GTTGACCGGATGGGTGCTGCTGAAACTTTTTAATGGTTTCTTCTGTAGCATCCAGATCCACAAAGGTCAGCTAGAGATGGTGAAGAAGGCAGCCATAGAG CACAATGCCCCCCTAGTCTTCCTGCCCGTGCACAAATCCCACATAGACTACCTGCTCATCACATTCATCCTCTTCTGCCACAACATCAAAGCGCCACACATCGCTGCCGGCAACAACCTCAACATCCCCATCTTCAG CACATTGATAAGGAAACTCGGGGGCTTCTTCATACGTCGTAAGCTGGACGACCCTGCTGATGGCAAGAAGGATGTGCTGTACAGATCTCTGATACATGCG tacacagaggagctgctccGGCAGCAGCAGTTCCTGGAGGTGTACCTGGAGGGGACGCGGTCTCGGAGCGGGAAGCCCTCCCCGGCGCGGGCCGGCATGCTGTCCTTCGTGGTGGActcgctctgcagcagcaccatCCCCGACGTCCTCATCGTCCCCATCGGCATCTCCTACGACCGCATCATCGAGGGGAACTACAACAGTGAGCAGCTG GGCAAGCCCAAAAAGAATGAGAGCCTGTGGGGCGTGGCCTGCGGAGTGTTCCGGATGCTTCGGAAGAACTATGGGTGTGTCCGGGTTGACTTCACCCAGCCTTTCTCCCTCAAG GAGTACCTGGACACGCAGCGATGTCGGCAGCTCCCagctcccctctctctggaGAATATCCTGGTTCCCACCATCATCGCCGCACA GCCTGACCAGGCTCTCTTCAacggtgaggaagaggagcatgGGTCCAGAGACCTGTCGGACGAGCACTGGAGAAGGCTGGTCATCAACAACCTGGCCAAGCACGTGCTCTTCA CCGCGAACAAGTCCTCGGCCGTCATGTCTACACACATCGTGGCCTGCCTCCTCCTgtacaggcacagacag GGCGTGGTGCTGTCGAAGCTGGTGGAGGACTTCTTCAACATGAAGGAGGAAATCCTGTCCCGGGACTTTGACCTCGGCTTCTCGGGAAACTCGGAGGACGTGGTCATGCACGCGCTGCAGCTCCTGGGCAACTGCGTCAACGTGACGAGCGCCAACCGCAACACCGAGTTCATCATCGCGCCCAACGCCACCGTCAACGCCCTGTTCGAGCTCAACTTCTACAGCAACGGCCTGTTCCACGTCTTCATCGCCGACGCCATCATTG catgcagtgtgcTGGCGTTGTTGAGAGAGCCGGCTGGGGAGGCGGAGCAGGGCTCGCTGCGGACCCTGGTCAGTCAGGAGCAGCTCGTCAGAAAGGCAGCGGGGctctcccacttcctgtccaaCGAAGTCGCTGTGGCGTTA CCCTGTCAGATGATATATCAGGTGTTCCATGATGCGGTGACCCGGCTGATCCAGTATGGAGTCCTGTACGTGGCAGAG GAGGACCAGGAGGAGCTCAGCCCCACTGAGGAGCCCTGGCCCAAGAAGTTTGGGGAGCCCCTGTCCTGGCGCAGCGATGAGGAAGACGAAGACAGCGACTTCGGCGAGGAGCAGAGAGACCGCTACCTGAAG GTCAGCGTGTCTGCGGAGCACCAGGAGTTCTTCACGTTCCTGCAGCGGTTGCTGAGCCCGGTCCTGGAGGCGTACAGCGGGGCCGCGATCTTCGTGCACGGCCTCCACCGCCCCGTGGCCGAGAGCGAGTACACGCAGCAGCTGTTCAGATACCTGCTGACCCGCACGGAGAAGAAGGTGGCCGTGTTCG GGGAAAGTGCGACACACTACCTCGTGAAGAACACAATAAGAACCTTCAAGGAACTGGGG GTCCTGAAAGAGAGCCGCGAGAAGAAAGTCACGCTGCTGGAGGTCAGCAGCACCTTCCTACCTCAAGCAAACAGAACAAAGCTCCTTCAGTACATCCTGGGTTTCAGCCTCTTGTAA